The genomic stretch CTCATGCATACTGTACTGAAAAGAAACATGGAAGCAAGTATAATGGTCAAATGCATACTTCCACAAGAAATATAGCAAAATAGTTTCAACTGGCAAAAGCAAGAATTTTTTCATGCCAGAATAATAACCATAAAAATGGACACACAAATAAGGGGCATACACTCATACATAGAAACAAAACAAAGTTTTTTAATACTTAGGGTCACTATATGATCACTCATGCAATACTTGGTTGTTGGGATGTTGGTTTAAACTGCAGAATTAGGAGCTTAGATTATTTGTTTGAATCATGGGCCTAGGTGAATAACTAGGGTCTGCCAGGCTTCTATTTTTTCCTGTCTGCTTCTTCTCAAACTGATGTATTTCCATTATTTCTGTGAATGAAAACGGGGTAGCCTCATACCAGAAACAAGGGGaaagcaaagtttttttttattatttttcatgttgttCTTCTCTCCTCTTCATGGCAGCACACTATGAATATTTTCAGCTGATAAGAAGTTTTGAAGCAAATACTGGGTCACTTGGTGTCATAATCAGAAACAAGATTCAGTATGGAAAGCGTTAGTACCTGAAAGATTTTCTGCAGCAAATTTTAGGCAAACAGCTTTAAGCTCCATAGCGCGGTGACGATCAGCCAATTCTAGCGTACTCGAAACTGAAGCCACCGTTACACCCTTGCACAGGTAAGATTCACATAGCAATCTTAGCCTTCCTAATTCATACTTGtctgctgcagccaacaacttAGCTGCCAGAGTATCAAAGACAGAACCGTCAGAGCTTGATGCGCCCAACTCGTTCTCATCAACAAGGGTATCTCTATAGAGGAAATGAAGCATTGCCTGCAACGAATATTCTCGTACATTAATTACTTGCTAGTCACTGTTATACTGTAAGGATAAACTCAACATAGGAAGAGCAGCATACCTTGAAAACCTTTGGCTCCATATCATCAATAAAAAACTCTCTCAGTTCATCGCTCTCATCAACCTCGCTCTTCTCTCCATCAGATTCATCATCAAAAAATTGAGATCTGAATACATGAGAGCGTGCAGCCAACACCAACTTATGGGCATGAAACCTCTCTCCTCCCACATTAAGAATGACATCAACACCCTCCTCATTGTCCAACAGTGAACCGAAATGATAACCAATGTCTGAGTCTGGAACCTGGATAGAGTGTGGTCTGGAGTAATCAATAGTCGAAACAACAACACCCACAGTGCAATTTATCTTCAGGCAATCGTCTTTAAGAAAGTCTGATGTCTCAAGGGCAGTTCGCCGAAAGAACCGTTTGTAACccctgaaacaaagaaggatcAATCAAATTAAATTCTCACAGGCTGATTAGCTGTCTTAACTTCAGGGAATGGCAGTGTTGCAAGAGCAACAATTTCACACAATACAGTTTCCACATGTAAACAAGCCTTATCCATTTCTCAATTTACATTATCAATGCATCACAAGGTGATATTTTTGTGCCTGTGGTTGAATTGGTTCCGTAGACAGTATGCATTCAAAATAAGTAAGCAGATTCAAGTAACTAACTGCTGTTTACAATAAACCAAATCATTCAATGAACCCAAGTATTGAGGTGAACATCTAATAAATAAACACTAAAAAAACTCGAAATATACAGGTTACCATGgaatcactgctgctaactACAGCTTTGCACTACCAACAAACATACCAGCATGAAAAAAGTAACAAGCCAAACAAAAATATCAAATCCAGGGACCTCAAAAAAACAGAAGTATACATGTGTCAGACCAAACAAGATTCCATGCATGCTTCAAGATTTCCTGCACTGAAAGAGGAGGAGACCAATTCAACGGAGCAGGGACTGGCAGCCGCTTTGCCATTCCCCCTCAAAAAAATAATGTCCATTGACTCAACATGTATCCTAGAAAACTAATAAAAAACAAACATCAACTTTGTAATTCCAACTTTCAGTTCAACACTAGCAACAATTTGTAAAAATTGCACGGGCAAAATTAGCTATAGGCTTACTGAAAGGGTGATCAAATGCATAAGGATTAATGCCACTTCAGGAAACTTTCAGGGAAACAGAAAACACAAAACTTATTCAATCACGAACACAACCAATTGCCAATATGTTCTAGCACAAAGGcagtaaaaaaatattaaaacatCAGTACACTACAACAACTAAAAACAAACTACAGCAACTGAAAGCATACATTCAACAGCATCATTAATTTGCTGGAATCGCCCAAAATCATTATTGGAACTGCCAGGCGTGTATGTGCACATTTCGAGCATGAATCATAATCTCATGATATCTGTGTGCCCTAATTTCAAAAGTGGAAAATTCATCATTGCACATGCCAATTTATCAGTAAAGCGTACAAACATCTAACATCCAAATTTAcctcgaaaaaaaaaactcacatCCAAATTAAAGGATAGAACAAAGTTGCAAAAGAAAATTCATAACCCCACACACATAAGAACTGATATTCAAACAGAACTACCAACATCAAATGGGAAATTCATATGGCTACCTGAAGACCAAAATGGGAACCTAATTATCACCGAAATAGACCCTTGTGCACACTAAATTCTCCATTCACACCCACAAGCACCCACATGAAGTCCAATAAATCATCTGACTGTCAGAGTACAATTTTGCAACATAATGACACAGGTGCCAATTCACCACCCCTCGACCATTGAAATCCTGATACGACTCAGAGTGTAATGTGCAATCAAAACTAATCCATCACAGCACCAGAGCCATGACAGCCCATCCATATCAACCCTAACTGAATGCTGGATAGGCTATGATTCAGCTACAGAATAAACCTCTGTGGATGCTAATTCATCGCAACAGAAGCAAGTCTCGTATTAGTGATAAACCTAGCACAATCACATCAGCCCTGATTGAATATTGACTCCTGGACTGCAATTCCACTGCCAAATTAATCTTGTGGATGCTAATTCGTCACAACCAGAGCAGTCTCATACTATAACGAACCCAGCACGACCGAATACGGAACAAGCACGGCAAAAATGGACCGGGAGGGATCAGCGCGGTGATTACCACATGGATCCGCGGTACTTGAGGGTGTACGGGCCGGACTCGAGGGAGCGGTCGAAGTGGGAGTGGACCTTGTGCTTGCCCTTGCCGCTCTGGTCGAGGAGCGTGAGCTCGAAGAGCGCGCGGACGTCGGTGCCCTCAGAGGCGAGGGCGATGAAGACGGAGACGTAGGCGGAGTTGTCCTCGGGGTTCTTCCCGTCGGGGTAGAAGTAGACGGCCCACTGGAACCCGCCCACGGAGAAGGTCTCGCTGGCGATGTGCTTGCCCACGCCCATGCCCTTGGCGAGCGAGTAGCCCTGGATCACGAACCGGTGGGAGCCGTTCACCGTCTCCGTCACGGAGCGCGAGCTGGTGGGGGACGACGACATGTCCCGCTGCGAGGGGGCGGGGGGCtgcggggcgggggcgggagcGTGAGGATGGTGCGCGTGCGCGTGAGCGTGCGCCAGGGGAgggggtgccggcggcggcgaggcgtcgccggcgtcctcgtccATGGCGGGCggggtagggttagggttccgGGAGGGGGAGGCGGGGGAACGGGGAATTTGGTCTCGGTTCGTTTGTTTGCGGTTGCGGGTGACGTGAGCGTGCGTGGAGAGGGGTGGATGGCGAAGCAGCGAGCCAGTGAGCCAGCCGGTCGCGACTGCATGTCGCATAATGCGTGAGTCCCACTCACCAGCGACAGGTTCGCGGGTCCCACCTATTGGATCCTTCCCTTTTCATCCGgctcctcccccttcctccaTCCGTGCGCGGCCCCCCTCTCCCTGGAGATGAGGTCCCCGGGGAGCCAGGTTAGAGCGGTGGAGGATGGTGGTAGCagatgcggcggcgggagccgccAGAATCGGAGGAGGAAGGTGGCGCGAGGCAAGTAGAGGAGAGGGGTTTGGGTTTGGTGTTAGGGGCTTGCCGccggtagggttagggttagggttcgggtGGACTTCGGGGTTGGGATCTCCTGTGACCTCCGGCTGTAGAGGGAGGACCTTGGGCGGGGCGGCAGGAGTCGCTAGCCGCGGGTGGTGGAGGATAgccggtgggcggcggaggaggcaggggagtgAAGGCGAGCATCCCGGTGGAGTCGGGTTAGAGCGGCAGCAAGAGCTGTCGAAGACGGTAGAGGAGGGCGGCGTGGGGGCGAGAAAGGGAGCAGCGGCGCGGGGGCgactggaggaggaagacgacctCCTCGTAGGCCGTTTGGGTGggccggaggcggtggtgggccGCGTGCTTGCTGAAGGCGGCGCGTCGGCGATGCCCAGCCGCGCCCGCCCGGTTGGGCCTTTTGCGGTTGCAGGTGACGTGAGCGTGTGTGGAGAGGGGTGTGGATGGCGAAGCTGCGAGCCGATCGGGCACGAGTTGGCAGTGACTGTTCCGCTTCGTTTGATCAGTTTCGTCACGTACTCGCATCCATCAACTTCCACAAGCCCGTTTGGAGCCCTCTCTAGCTCAATattttgatgctaattaggacaactaaatatgaactaattgcATGAATTATAATTAATTGATAAGTAGAACCCATTGATTCTAATTAGACCACGATTAGCTCATGTTGtgctatagtaaatatgaaCTAATCATGATCTAATTAGGATTAATGGATTCTACTCATCAATTAAAtgtgacttatgcaattagttttacaattagcttatgtttagtcatCCTGATATGCAAACATCGAACTAATTTTTAGTCAAAAGCTCCAAACAGGACCCAAATCTTTCTCGATCTGTACACATGCAAAGCTCCGCATCGTTACCGATGATAAAGGGTTTGCGCTGAGGATTCCGACCCCGACTCGGATTCCGACCTTAAGCTGCATAGGGATCTCCGAGTTCACCTCCTACGTGGACGGCAACGCCGGCCACCGCTTGCTCCCAGTGCTGTTTAACTGGGCACCGATGAGCGATGAACAGGCTAAGCGTATGATTTGCCTTTAGATTTGGGTCTCTCAAGCGAACAGTCGACCTCACGTTCATAGTTCAACCTTTCCGCACACAATAGCTATTGTGAGAAAACTTTGTGTTAGTTATTGTGCATTCCCTGTTTTGGCACTAGGCCATAGCACATCTCGCTAGAGCTAAGCAGCTAGCTAATAAACCAGATGCGACGCATTTGTCTGTTTCTGTTTCCGCGAACATGGGGCGGGCTGGTTAgatatatttttgaaaaaattggATAAATATCCAGCCTATGCGACCGCACACTGTCAAATTTTACATTATTCAATCTCAGCACAGATCACACAAATAAGTGTAATAGTACACAAACGACAGGAAAAAATCAAAAGTAAAGTCTATTATAACTTCTCGATCCATTCTTGGCAAAGATATCTAGGGCGACGATCTCCAACTCCTTGCTTGCCAAACAGATGGTCTCTCTTGTTTCCTCACGCTGCAGTAGGGACCAATAGCATAGCCAATATGCTCCCCTGAAAATAGTCTGAAAATAGCCTGCATAAAAGAgactattttttttcaaaaaccatATCGTTACTCGTACACCAAATTGCCCACATCAAAGCTGCAAGTTTCTATCTTTTTTATTCATGTCTGTTACCAATTTCCAAGTAtgtgttgtattgatcttagtgGGGTTAACCCAATAGCTATAGTTACAACAGTCCAAATTATCTTAGCATGTTGACAATCAAAAAAGATATACTTAATTATTTCGTTACAGAAACAACATTTTTGAATTCCACTCCAATTCCTCTTAGCTAAGTTACTTTGTTAAGATAA from Setaria italica strain Yugu1 chromosome II, Setaria_italica_v2.0, whole genome shotgun sequence encodes the following:
- the LOC101766014 gene encoding BTB/POZ and MATH domain-containing protein 4 isoform X2, with translation MDEDAGDASPPPAPPPLAHAHAHAHHPHAPAPAPQPPAPSQRDMSSSPTSSRSVTETVNGSHRFVIQGYSLAKGMGVGKHIASETFSVGGFQWAVYFYPDGKNPEDNSAYVSVFIALASEGTDVRALFELTLLDQSGKGKHKVHSHFDRSLESGPYTLKYRGSMWGYKRFFRRTALETSDFLKDDCLKINCTVGVVVSTIDYSRPHSIQVPDSDIGYHFGSLLDNEEGVDVILNVGGERFHAHKLVLAARSHVFRSQFFDDESDGEKSEVDESDELREFFIDDMEPKVFKAMLHFLYRDTLVDENELGASSSDGSVFDTLAAKLLAAADKYELGRLRLLCESYLCKGVTVASVSSTLELADRHRAMELKAVCLKFAAENLSAENIHSVLP
- the LOC101766014 gene encoding BTB/POZ and MATH domain-containing protein 5 isoform X1, with amino-acid sequence MDEDAGDASPPPAPPPLAHAHAHAHHPHAPAPAPQPPAPSQRDMSSSPTSSRSVTETVNGSHRFVIQGYSLAKGMGVGKHIASETFSVGGFQWAVYFYPDGKNPEDNSAYVSVFIALASEGTDVRALFELTLLDQSGKGKHKVHSHFDRSLESGPYTLKYRGSMWGYKRFFRRTALETSDFLKDDCLKINCTVGVVVSTIDYSRPHSIQVPDSDIGYHFGSLLDNEEGVDVILNVGGERFHAHKLVLAARSHVFRSQFFDDESDGEKSEVDESDELREFFIDDMEPKVFKAMLHFLYRDTLVDENELGASSSDGSVFDTLAAKLLAAADKYELGRLRLLCESYLCKGVTVASVSSTLELADRHRAMELKAVCLKFAAENLSAVMRSDGFNRLRENCLALQAELLKTVAGCEEPCSSGGKSQSVCAQLSDGGDTSGRRVRPRI
- the LOC101766014 gene encoding BTB/POZ and MATH domain-containing protein 4 isoform X3, with product MDEDAGDASPPPAPPPLAHAHAHAHHPHAPAPAPQPPAPSQRDMSSSPTSSRSVTETVNGSHRFVIQGYSLAKGMGVGKHIASETFSVGGFQWAVYFYPDGKNPEDNSAYVSVFIALASEGTDVRALFELTLLDQSGKGKHKVHSHFDRSLESGPYTLKYRGSMWGYKRFFRRTALETSDFLKDDCLKINCTVGVVVSTIDYSRPHSIQVPDSDIGYHFGSLLDNEEGVDVILNVGGERFHAHKLVLAARSHVFRSQFFDDESDGEKSEVDESDELREFFIDDMEPKVFKAMLHFLYRDTLVDENELGASSSDGSVFDTLAAKLLAAADKYELGRLRLLCESYLCKGVTVASVSSTLELADRHRAMELKAVCLKFAAENLSDTLMSLQL